TCGAATAGTTTGGGGTTTAAAAATGGAATCAATAGTTAACTAGACAGGACATACGTaagagtaagaaaaaaaacacaatggcATTTTTCGAGGGCAAGAGCAAGACCACTGGGTGATAAATCGATTTTGAATACTGTAAGGGAAAATAGACCGTATTAATTTCAGAAGGATGGGATGCACGCAAAATGGCACGAAAAGAGGGACGACAAAAAATCACAGATTTTAGGGGACGATTTTGTTTGACCTAATAGGTGTTTTGCCCTTGCCAGTGTACTTCACGCTCTCCCCTATCGTAAGCGCGTGGATGATGTTATGTTAGCGccttgcgtgcgtgcgtgcgcacGTTCTTCgtttatgcgtgtgtgtgtgtgtgtgtgcgcgcgtatGTATCATGAACATGTTCGGGAACCCTTCTTGGTTCTAAATACCGGAACGGGCTTTACACACGGAGGGTGGTGCCGTTTCACAGATAATAATTTCCGGATTAATCTGAGCGTCTGGTTAGCGTCGTCAGCATTGGTTATGGTATTGGTATTGCATTTTCCATATCTCTCAATACATCACGTCGAACAAAACACCGGGAATGGGAAAAAGTAACTTAATGAGTGAGATTTTGAAagcgattttttatttgatggTCACGAATTGCTCAAGAAGTGCTTTTTCCAATGTATACATGACAAAAATTAACATATAATATCACGTGAATATGACCCTTGTGTCTTATGGCAAATTCTTTATCATTTCACAAAACACTCCACAACTCCACCATTTCATTGTTGCATAACGATCGATCGCTGTTCGTTGATTATGGTCCCGTGCACAACCGTGTTAATTAACAATTACTTCACGGCTGCCCATGTTTCATTCCTGCGTAcgtattttacaatttttcatcCTTCCTTTTGGGACAGTAtatgtcttttttgttgttgacgTGATATCGTCATAGAAAACGTTTTCTTAGATAATGTTATATTCACGGGCGAAATAGCGAGGGgttcaaaacatttcaaatgtCTAGTGTCAGCGGCAACGCCCGGTAgggaaaaataattcattgtTTGAATGCACACGCAcgaaaaacatacaaacacacacctgGGTGGTAAGCGGACTGAAAGATgggtttaaatttgtttacccTTAAATTGGGACCAGCCGCGGCTTCCAGtagggtgttttttgtttccattggTGTGTGGTAGGCTTTCAATAGGGGTGGAATAGCAAGTTCCTTATTGCCCTCTCTCTGTGCCTTGCCGGTTGTAGCCGCACAGTCAGTCGATAAAACAGCCTGAGCTGATTGTTGACGCTGACGTGAGGGAAAACATGGAAACTAGCATGTGTGGTGTTCGTGGTGTAACTGGTGTGAAAATTGGAAAGCGTATAACTAGGGCAAAGTACAAGAGAGGAAACAGCCATTGCTAAGATTTACAACGGAAATGGGTAGATACTGTTGCTATTAATTTAAGCTGCAGTTACTTTGCTTCGGAGGACAATATTAAGTGAGGATGCTTAAGAATATTGGATGCGTTGCGATTGTTCTGGCTAAAATCGCAACGCGGAGATACAATGTTTTTTCAATCAAGTTCAATGGACAGGTAATTTTAACGATTATTTGTCAAGTCAAAACGTATTTGGTTAGACACATTTCGAAGCAtgataatgttttattcatttagtTTAGAAATTGCAAGCATTTACAGTTGTTGtcttatattttatttgatcTCAATTTAAACGCTTTCATACTGAATGTTGAAACATATCTATATATACTAGTTCAACAATCACCTGAATAGCATAACCCATTTCTTTAAAATGATATCTTGCTTGTGTAATAAAGATTTCTATGCTTTCTTTCATTTGCAGGGCCCACCGCAATCCGCACAGCCATTCAAATTCACCATAACTGAAAACTGTGATAGGATAAAAGAAgagtttaattttcttcaagCACAGTACCATAAGTAAGTAAAGATGTGTGAAGAGAAGTAAATGTCTAATTACTACAATAATTTGCcattatttttgctttcagTCTCAAAATGGAATGTGAAAAACTGGCACAGGATAAAACGGAAATGCAGCGACACTATGTGATGGTAAGAGgactaatttattttattaacacatttttcaaacgtacactaaatttgtttcaaatgttactgttttcttcaaaataaataacctTCCTTTAAATAACTGACATGTAGACAGTTACACTAGAGACTAAAGCCATCGATCGCAAAAGATGTAGACAACTGTTGAAGCTTGGCTCCCAAATTCTTGACTGTTCCACGTTAACTTAAacatattaaaacataaatttgttAATTACAGTTTATTGGAATATCTGCCTGTTAGGTTCAATTTATTAGATATAGAAAAAAGATAAACTTTGGATGACGACTTGTAAAtcttataatttttattctgtttttttttcagtattATGAAATGTCATATGGTCTCAACGTGGAAATGCACAAACAGGTAAATTGATGTGGGAATACAAGTATAAAATTGAACTTAGGTACAATTATACACGTAGGACGACGATCGGTTTGTTTAGGGTTTAGTGATAATTTCGGATACTGTACTGTGCCTATTACTGCCAGAAATTAAGTTAGACTAAAACTTCGGCTAAAAAATTACCAATGCCAGAACATGAGTTTTAATCGAATGCAGCGAATTGTGTTTAGTAACCAATGTAGTTGGTtactaaaaagaaaaaaagaaaaattgttaaattccGATTAGAATTTATTGCGCTTATAGATTGTTAGTCGATAAGCGCTTATAGATGAATGACAAGAAATCACTGTGTGGTAATCGAGGGCAGATCAAATAATGAAGATTAATTCCAATGACGATGATGGATAAGAGTAGATGAACTAACTTCACTATTAGCGTTCAGAATACTTTTATCGCGGGAAGCAAGAGTGTTAATGTGGAGTGATAACTTTTCATACTAATCTTTAAAAATGTCGTTATCGTTAGGTTTAGGCTACAGTGAAAAAGGAATTGGTTGTATATAATGTGATTGACTGCGACTGCGAATGCTTCGTTGATTGGATAACTGAATAAGGGGAATGCTGTGTTCGAGACAATATGTCATATTAACCTAGCTTTTCCCCTGCTCTATATTCCAACTCAAGTGATAGGAGCAAACCAACTAAACCATCTAAACCAATTCTGAGCTCGAAGTTCGTGTGCGGCTTCCGTTGTGTTTCGCTCTGCGTGATTGTGCCTGTACCCGTATCAAAACCTGTCCTCAAAAATGGTGCTATTATCCTGACTTCCGAAGCAATCCGTTATACTCTACCTCGTACAAATGCCAATGGCAACAGGGAATGGAGGAATTGTATGAAATGAATGTACACTGGCTGGCTTGGAGGTTGGTAAAAGCGTTCTGTGTATGCCCTCGAGCCACAACAATCCAGACTCTCGTTGCTGCACCTCTGTCAGGCGGGGTACGGTGGTTTTCCTCTGTGGTCATATTTGTATCCTATATGATGCGGTCACCCGAACCGCAGCATTGCGGTGGCTCTACATAGTTACTCTAACCTGCCTTCCGCACATCTGCTCTCAAAATGTACGTTGGGAAATCTATTGGTTCCAACTATTTTATGCTATGTACCACAAACCACAGACTCCTGCTTTACCCCGCAGTGCCTGCTGGTGgtttatttcgttttcattcatAGCCGACGCCTGCCCGTTGTCGCTTACCTTCAACATTTCGTTGTATCGACAATGGCCTGAAAAACGCACCAACACCGAATGGAGTTCGGGTGGCATTTGCGTTCTTCGCAGCGGCATACCAGACGACCCACGGTAATGCTATAAACCTCCAACAGTGAGAAGGAGTGAAATTTGCAATGGCGAGAgactgtgctgtgtgtgtagAGTTGTTAAATGTAGTCTTTTCCTTTGTATGTGTTTTCCGGGATGAGAATGATGGGGAGTGAACACTAGTAGATAACAGTTTCCGTCAGTGTACTGTTTCGATTCTAGTAACCACTACAGCGATATCGTCGTTGCAAACCGTGCTTGTTGGGATGTAATTTTCCACAAACTCGAAAGGAAAATCTTTTCTGGCAAACGAGTATTAGGATAGTGTGCAGTGTACGTTAAAGCTGGTATACGgttgaaaaaaatgaaaaatacctAAAACCGCTTGATAGACAAATGGAAAGAGAGTAAACGAGTGCTATGAGCCACTAGTACGCCGTGATGGAACACTGAGTTGTAAAGGACTGGTGTAGTAAAGCTTGAAGAGGGGTGATCAACCATCAACCTTCATTTCGTGGAATCATGAAATGTGGGGTGCGGTCATGCATATTTCGAAGGATACTGTGGATGGATAAAGGGCCGGTATGGGTCCTGTGCTGTTCAGGAGTCGTTGTGGTATGAGGTTGTCCTCACCGTAGCACATTAGGTAGTGTAGAAGTGGTAAGGATGTTGGTTGAGGATAGTATCAAAAGAGGGTGGTAAATGACATAGGAAATCAAAGCAATGAAGTCAGTGGTTCCTCACGTCAAatccttttgtttgttctagCACAATGTGAGGATGAACTATCTCTATGGCATCTATTAAGAGAATTGTTCGTTCGCGCGTTCCCTTCGTGCATCATGTAGGAATGTTAGGAAAGGGatgtgtggttttattttcaatcacGCTGTTTGAAATTGTCATTTATGCTTAACCAATAAATGTACTGTAGTTGGTGGTGATACAACCCAATGATCTTGTGTTTGTGATATTATCTTATCCGTATGCGGTTATCATTCATTCTGTTTCATCTATTCTACGACCGTATGCAGCTTCATgataatgaataatttaaaaaagaataaaacaaattaagtcAATTTTTGGTCCGTGTTGATTTGTTCTGATTGTTTTAGTTGCGATAGAAACTGATTTTTACAACACGAGTAAAAGACAATATAATTATTACTAAACTACCAAAGAAATTCGGTGATATGATCAAGTTATTCAATTGTGAAGATGAGAATATGAACAAGCAGGAGAAAAAGATTAAACGAGTAAAACATTTAGCGTCAATGCGCGAGCTAGAGTGTTGAACATTCATTTTTAAAGTTATTCAACGGCTCATTTatgttgattaatttttgtaaacgaggttttttaattataatatttattgtttgccCCAAAGGCTACACAACAAggcttaaattaaaaattacaaaGAATTTTACAAACTAGATTTATCCTAACAATCAACACTTCACAGACAAACACGcaaaaaggagcaaaaaaaacggaagaaagtACATTAGAATGGGGGGAGTGAGACAAAGAAAGacgaaaaggaaaggaagacAAAGAACAGGAGTAGTTGAAGAGGTCAGAATAGACTTTGAAATGACCAAGGCAAGAAAGGAATGGATCGTTTCAGCTATGGCGTGTGCAGTGAATAGGGATATGAAAAGGAACACGGGATCGTAAGGATCTAGAGGGGCACACAAATAGGAGGAGCAGGAATAAGGGAGGGCAAGGAAGGCGCATTAGGTCACACCGCGACACAGACAAGTAATGCAAATTGTTTTAGCTTGGTGACACCTGATCTCGAGGGATGGGAGCTCCAAAAGTAGACAACGAGTGGAGTAGGGTGGTATATCGGCAAAAGGTGTACGATAGAATCGCCCGAACGCGATACGTGTATAAAGGTTTTTCACACTCTCCACTCGTGCAGACGAAGTAGCGCTAGTAGGGCTCCATATAACACTGACGAATTCGAGCAAAGGGCGAACTAAACCACAGAAAAGTGCTTTCAAGCAACGTGGATCTTGCAGTTCGGACGTTATAGCCGTCTAATTGCACCAAAGAGCTCTATAAGCCAAATTAACCGTATTAGAGATATGAAATGAAATCGTGAAATAGTAGTTTACCGTCTAGATAAACACCCAAATCTAATTCTCGGCCAATGATCGGACAGTCATTGACGAAGTAATTAAAGAGGCTTGGGTGCGTAGAACGGGAAAAGGAGATTCAAAGGAACAATCATTAGTACTGCTCGTAGTCGTTGTGGATTTTGGCATTGCATTGCCTTAAAATTACAGCATGCTACATTATGGAAAGAGCTTAAGAAAGATTTCTGGGAATAACACGAAATCGTATCTGATTTGAATATAAGCTCACATTATGGATTCTTGTTCCAAGGGCATAGAGCACTGGCTAGGGTGGGATGAATGAACAACTTGTAGGGTTAAGATATAGATGGCAGTGAATAAGAAGATAGACGGATTGGTAGTACTtgctaactattttaaaaatttgttaGTCATGTGTGTTATGTGACATGTCGCTTGCTTTGGTTCATTTATCAGCGTTATCTACCAcaacaaatattaatattaacagACTGTCTCATACAGTAAAATTAGTAGGACTTATTTACAATTACATTTCTAGAAATTGTTCTCAAAAAACTTTGCACTACTTAGTTTTACTTCATTTaactaaatatttatttgaaatgttttcacAGACAGAGATATCGAAAAGGCTAAATGCAATAATTACACAGATCGTGCCGTTTTTGTCCCAAGAACATCAGCAGCAGGTGTTAACAGCTGTAGAACGGGCGAAGCAAATCACAATGTCGGAACTAAATAGCGTAATTGGGGTAATTTTTATTAGAAATCTCGATAGTCGAACGCTGAAATAATATGTCATTTCTTTATCATCcgtagcaacaacaacgacccGATTTACCCCGATTACTACAACAGATGCATGCACAACAAATTCCGGGTGCTCATGGTGCACCTCCAATACCGGTTGGTATGCCTCATCCTAGTCTTGGTCCGGGCGCTCTAGGGGGACCACTAGCTCTTGGTAGCACACCTCCACAACACCCATTAGCAATCCTCAATAAACAGGAGTTGCACAGACCAGAGGAATCTAAAAGTAGCAATAGCAACATTATGCCTTTGGATGATAGACACGTAAGTTCAGGAGGTTCTCATAATGAGCAAAACATAATTGAACAATGTGCCTTATTTTGTCTTCATCTGGTCCTTTAGCGAAGTTCAATTTCCCCATCGGATCGAGATAAATATCGTCCAAGGACCCCAGAATCAACACACGAATTGAAGAAGGTTaagaaagaggaaaaagaCATGGGACATGTAAGTGTGAATATAGCAAAAGGCCGACTGTGTGATATTTCCCATTTCTACAACATACGGAATTAATCTAATTCTCTTCATATTTGCAGTCTGACGGTGAAAAATCAGATCAAGATTTAGTGGTTGATGACGCATCGGAGATAAATCCTATGAGTCCAATGCCCAACCAGCATCATAATGGTAAATGATAACTTTCGATAGTTTGTTCATTAACAGAAGATTATAGCTAAAATGTACATTTTGAAATCGTTAGGTACAGCATCTCCTCGTGAAAATGGTATGATGCAAAAGAAACTGGACGTGCAGGATAGAGATCGCATAGGAACACATTCGCCTCGATCAGGTAATAACAAGTGCGTTGTGTATCGAACGGAACGTTTCTAAGTTGATTGTTGATTTTACTTTAGGAACGTCATCCAACGCATCGACTCCTTCGAATAAGAAACTGGACGACAAACCTACCACGCCAATAGCAAAGCCAGCTACTCCTACCAACTCTGTTGCAAGTAACGGTGTATCAAAGGTGGTAAATAAACCGCCCGTATTGAATCCCGGATATCCACCGTACCTTGCGGGTCCATTGAATGGtatgatatatatataccattacatatatatatatatatatatatatatatatatatatatatatatatatatatatatttgaaaaGTGTAAAGTATTGTACAAGGAAGAATAACATAACTAAACCTTTATTTCAGGAGCCCCACACGATTTgcaggcagcagcagctgcggcAGCATACGGTGGACCCGGTGTGCACAATAATCTGCCACACTCGTTAAATAACTACGCCCGTGCTCCGTTGGCCTTCGATCCGCATCCTCAGATGCGTGCTCCCCTCGGCCCAATTggtattcctggtggaaaacCGTCAGTatcttaaaataaatatttaaaagtgtAGATCGAAGCGATGTTTgctaaatgtatttttttttcattctgctATTGATCTTCAATGCAGAGCTTATTCATTTCATGTAAATGCTGAAGGACAAATGCAACCAGTGCCATTTCCCCAGGATGCCCTAGTTGGTCCCGGTATTCCTCGTCACGCTCGTCAAATTAGCTCCCTGAATCATGGGGAAGTAGTGTGCGCGGTAACGATCTCCAATCCGACAAAGTATGTGTACACTGGTGGCAAAGGATGCGTAAAGGCGTGGGATATTTCGCAGCCAGGAAACAAAAGCCCCGTGTCGCAGTTAGATTGTTTGGTAAATGAAAGATTATATTATGGAATGTGTAGGAAGTGATCCTTCCCATTGCATTCATTGAAACAGAAAAATGATGTAATAATTTAATCTGTCCATAATTCTAGCAACGTGACAATTACATTCGTTCGGTGAAGCTTTTGCCGGATGGACGAACGCTGATTGTTGGAGGGGAAGCATCGAATTTATCGATTTGGGATCTGGCAAGCCCAACACCAAGAATAAAAGCTGAATTGACATCAAATGCTCCTGCCTGTTACGCGCTTGCCATTTCACCCGACTCtaaagtgtgtttttcttgCTGCTCAGATGGTAATATTGCCGTGTGGGATCTTCAAAATCAGACACTAGTACGACAATTCCAAGGTAAGGCTAGTCGTCGAATTGAATTGCTAATGGAAAATAGCATGCGgttgtaaaaaatattattaatattcttTGCACCCTTATCACTATTTTGTAGGACACACCGATGGAGCATCATGCATTGATATTAGTGCCGATGGTTCAAAGCTTTGGACGGGTGGTTTAGACAATACCGTACGTTCGTGGGATCTTCGAGAAGGACGACAGTTACAGCAACACGATTTTAGTTCGCAAATCTTCTCTCTTGGATACTGTCCAACGGGTAAGTAAAATTGCATGAAAGATGAATAG
The Anopheles moucheti chromosome 2, idAnoMoucSN_F20_07, whole genome shotgun sequence genome window above contains:
- the LOC128309800 gene encoding protein groucho-like gives rise to the protein MYPNSGINAAAVAARHPGPPQSAQPFKFTITENCDRIKEEFNFLQAQYHNLKMECEKLAQDKTEMQRHYVMYYEMSYGLNVEMHKQTEISKRLNAIITQIVPFLSQEHQQQVLTAVERAKQITMSELNSVIGQQQRPDLPRLLQQMHAQQIPGAHGAPPIPVGMPHPSLGPGALGGPLALGSTPPQHPLAILNKQELHRPEESKSSNSNIMPLDDRHRSSISPSDRDKYRPRTPESTHELKKVKKEEKDMGHSDGEKSDQDLVVDDASEINPMSPMPNQHHNGTASPRENGMMQKKLDVQDRDRIGTHSPRSGTSSNASTPSNKKLDDKPTTPIAKPATPTNSVASNGVSKVVNKPPVLNPGYPPYLAGPLNGAPHDLQAAAAAAAYGGPGVHNNLPHSLNNYARAPLAFDPHPQMRAPLGPIGIPGGKPAYSFHVNAEGQMQPVPFPQDALVGPGIPRHARQISSLNHGEVVCAVTISNPTKYVYTGGKGCVKAWDISQPGNKSPVSQLDCLQRDNYIRSVKLLPDGRTLIVGGEASNLSIWDLASPTPRIKAELTSNAPACYALAISPDSKVCFSCCSDGNIAVWDLQNQTLVRQFQGHTDGASCIDISADGSKLWTGGLDNTVRSWDLREGRQLQQHDFSSQIFSLGYCPTGEWLAVGMENSNVEVLHATKPDKYQLHLHESCVLSLKFAACGKWFVSTGKDNLLNAWRTPYGASIFQSKESSSVLSCDISADDKYIVTGSGDKKATVYEVIY